Genomic window (Streptosporangium brasiliense):
CCTTGCGGGTCAGCGTGCGCATGGTCACCAATCCAGATTGGACTTTTAAGTCCATATTAGCGTAGGCGCCCCGGACGCGATCCGCCCGTCGCGCGATCCGCGCCTGCCGCATCGGCCCCCGGAAGGCGCCGCGGGGCCACGCGCCGTCCAGACGATTGGACTTGACAGTCCATTTTCAGCCACGCAAGCTGAACGGACCGCACGGTTCAGGAACCGAGCAATGCCCTTCTCCACCCGACGGAGTGAAATTCCCATGCCTCTGGACCACTACTATCTGCTCGGCCGTTCCGGGCTGCGCGTCAGTCGACTGGCGCTGGGCACGATGAATTTCGGCACCGGCGGTTTCCACGCCGCATACGGCAAGACCGAGGAGGAGGCCCGCCCCGTTTTCCGTCGCTACCTCGAAGCGGGCGGGAACTTCATCGACACCGCCGATTTCTACACCGCCGGTGAGAGCGAGACCATCCTCGGCAACCTCGTCGCGGAAGCCAAGGTGCGCGACAGGGTGGTGCTCACCACCAAGTTCACCAACAGCGTCGACCCCGGGGACCCGAACGCGGGGGGCAACGGACGCAAGCACATGATCAGAGCGGTCGAGGCGTCACTGCGCCGCCTGCGCACCGACTACATCGACCTGTTCATGCTGCACACCTGGGACCGGATCACTCCTGTCGAGGAGGTCATGCGCACCTTCGACGACCTCACCAGGGCTGGGAAGATCCGCTACGCGGGCCTGTCCGACGTGCCCAGTTGGTACGCGGCGCGGGCCCAGACCCTTGCCGAGGCGAACTCCCTCGTACCGGTGGTCAGCCTGCAACTGCCCTACTCCCTTGTCGACCGGGCGATCGAACTGGAACACGTCCCCATGGGGCAGAGCTTGGGACTCGGGATCACCGCGTGGAGTCCCCTCGGGAGCGGCTTCCTCACCGGGAAATATCGGAACACGGACCGGGGCCTGGTCGGGCAGGGCCGGCTCAACGGCGGAGGCTCGCCCGGACGCTCGTGGACGGACCGGGAATGGCAGCTTCTGGCGACACTCGAGAATGTCGCCGACAAGCTTGACAGGACGATGGCCCAGGTGGCCGTCAACTGGGTCGCCACCCAGCCCGGGGTCGCCTCGGCGATCATAGGGGCGAGCAGCACGGACCAGCTTGACGCCAACTTGGCGGCCCTCGATTTCGAGCTGCCGGCCGAGCTGCGCGCGAAGCTCGACGAGGCGAGTTCCGTGCCGCCCCGGTCGGTCTACCGGATGTTCACGCCGGACTATCAGAGCTGGCTGGTCAGTCCTGGCATCAAGGTCGGGGACAAGCCGACCGGGTACGCCCCGGCCGTGCGGAACTGGGTGTCGGGCGGCAGCGGTACTTCCTGACCCGCCTTCCGCGGCGGCCGGGAGAGAGGAACGACATCTGCCGGTGTGGTCACCGGCAGACGGCCCTTACCTCTCCTCGTGAGCCTTGAGCGTCCGCGCGAGATCGGCCCGGGAGCTCACCCCCAGCTTGGGGAAGATCCGGTGCAGGTGAGTGCCGACAGTGCGGTGAGACAGGTACAGCCGTTGCCCGATCTCCCGGTTCGTCAGCCCCTCGGCGGCCAGCTGCGCGATGTTCAGCTCGTGCGGGGTGAGCTTCTCCCGCGCGTCCGGGTCCCGGTTCGGGCTCGACTCCCCCGCACCGCGCAGCTCCCGTCGTGCGCGCTCGCCCCATGCGGCCATGCCGAGCGCGTCGAAGGTCTCCCTGGCCGTGCGCAGATGCGTCCGGGATTCCGCGGCCCGGCGCTGCCGTCGCAACCATTCGCCGAACGCCAGATGGAGGCGTCCGCGTTCGGCGGGCCACCCGGTCAGGTCCGTCCGCAGCGCGGCCGTGAACAGCGCCTCCGCCTCCGCGGTCGGGGCGAGCACGGCGCGCGCGTAGCGCAGCCCGATGTGCAGCGCCGGTGAAGGCGTCGATGCGGCCGGCGGCTCCAGGTCGTGCAGGATGTCCCGCATGGTGTCGGTCCGCCCGGCACGCACGGCGGCCTCGGTGAGCTCCGCGAGGAAGTAAGCGCGCAGGGCCAGCTGGTAGGCGGGGTCGGCGGGATCGAGGATCCGGCTCAGGGCGGCGAACGCGTCGTCGAAACGCCCCTCGCTCAGGGCCGCGAGCCCGCGCGTGAGCTGGACGGTGGCCAGGACGGGTCGGGCGCCGGCCGGGAGTGCGACCCGTTCGGCCTCGTCGGCGAGCGTTCTGGCCGACTCGTGGTCGCCCCGCAGCGCGGCGATCTCGGCCTGGACGGCCCTGGCCAGCCCGTACATGAACGGCTGACCGGTCTCCTGGGCGAACTTGGCGGCCTCCGCCGCGACCGGCACGGCCGTGGCCAGGTCACCGAGCCGGACCTGGCTCCACGCCTGAACGGCCAGGGCCCGGGGCAGTAACCCGAGCCGGCCCTGGGCACGCAGGCCGGGCGCGGCCGCCGCGGAGAAACGGGCGGCCAGGTCGAACGCCCCGACCTGCAGGGCCGCGCTGCCCAGGTAGCGATCGACCTCCGGGTCGGCGCCGGCCACGCCGGCCAGTTTGCGCAGCCCGTCGAGCACGGTGCCGCCCCGCTCGAACGGCGCGACGTACGCGGCGACCGCGACCATGCGCGGATCGTCGGCAGGAACGGGGAGCCGGTCGGCCACGCCCAGCAGCGAGCGGCGGGCGGCCGGGCCCGGTTCGGACCAGAAGCAGCGCATGGCGGCGCCCCACAGGATCCGGACAGCCGGCTCGACCTGCCCGTCGGCGGCCACCGACGCGGCCAGCTCGGCCAGCTCCGACACGCGGGAGACGTCCTCGCGCACCCCGTCCTCGAAGCCGCTGAGCAACCAGGCGGCGGCGGCGCGCCGGCGCGGCGAGAGGTCGAGGGCCCGCGCGTCGCCCACCATGCGCTCAGCCGTGTCGCGGCTGCCGGATTCGACCGCGAGCTCGGCCGCTCTCAGCAACCTGAGCGCCTTCCGGGCCTGCCCTTCGCTCAACCGGGCCGCCTGCTCAAGCGCCGCGATCGCGGCGGCGACCCCGCCCCGGTGCCGGGCCCGGTCGGCCGCGCGGTCCAGCTCGGCCGCCACTTCCTCGTCCGCTCCGGACGCCGCGGCGGCCCGGTGCCAGGCCCGCCGGTCCGGCCGTCCGCGTAGCGTCTCGGCGAGCGCCAGGTGGGCCCGCCGGCGCTCGGCGAGCGTCGAAGCCGCCGGGATGGCCGACCGCATCAGGGGATGACGGAACCTCACCATGCCGATCCCGAGCTCGATCAACCGGGCCTCGACGGCCGGTGCGAGGACCTCCAGCTCGGCCGCCGACCCCAGGATCAGTCCCGTGGCCGCGAGCGTTTCGGAGACCGAATCGCTCTGGTTGAGCGCCGCGACCAGCAGGGCGGTGCGGACCGGCGCCGGCAGCGTGGCGACCCGGGCGGTGAACGCACGCTCAAGACGCTCGGTGAGCGGCAGCACCGGACCCCCGCCGAGGTGATCACTCAGCGACAGCGCCGGACCGGGCCCCGCGTGGTCTCCCATGGCCGCCGGCAGCTCGGTCAGCGCCAGCGGGTTCCCGGCGGCCTCCTCCAGCAGCCACGTCCGGACCGCTGAGGTGAGGCCGGGGGCGATCGAGTCCAGGAGCTCGGCGGCGACCTCGTCGGAGAGCCGGTCGACGGGCATCGGGAACAGCCCGGCGTCCTGCAGGGGCGAGCGCTCCCCCTCCCGGAGGGTCGCGATCATGGCGATGGGCTCGGACTCGATCCGCCGCGCCACGAAGGCGAGGACATCGGCGCTGGCGCGGTCGAGCCAGTGCACATCCTCGGCGACGACCAGCAACGACCGGACGGCGGCCTCCTCGGCCAGCAGGGTCAGCGTGGCGAGGCCGACGAGGTAGGCGCTGGGTCCGGCCCCGTCGGCGAGGCCCAGCGCGCTCCGCAGGGTGTCACGCTGCGGGGCCGGCAGCGCGTCCACGCCCGCCCGGACCGGGTACAGCAGCCGATGCAACCCGGCGTAGGCGAGGTTCTGCTCGGACTCCACGCCGGTCGTCGTCAGCACGCGCAGTCCTGCGACCGACGGAGCGGAGACGGCCTCCGCCACGAGCGCGGACTTCCCGACGCCGGCCTCCCCCCGGAGGAGAACGCCACTGCGGTCACCGGGGCCGTCGATGAGCTCGGCCAGGGCCTTCAGCTCGGCTTCCCGTCCGAAAAGCGGCATGGTGCGGCACTCCTACCCTCGGTGTCCTCGGCTGTCTCCCCAGCCGTGCGCGACCCTACCGAAGTGCCCGGATACAACGTTTCACCAGCGTGTACGGAATGCATATCGGGACTCGCGACGACGGCGGTGACCGAGCGCATCCGTGCGCAGCCGGAGGTGCTGCTCGCGCCCCTGCGCGATCCGGTGCTGCCGGCGAAGCAGAGCGCGACACTCGACCGGTTGTCCGGTGGCCGCTTCACCCTCGGCCTCGGGGTCGGCGCGCGGGAGGACGATTTCCAGTGCTGGTCCGACGACATCCAGCAGATCGACCGCCTGGCGGACCTCCTGGCGTGACCGCCCTCACCGTGGGGCGGCCAAGAGAGATCCCTCGCGCCGCCCCACGGCCAGGTGCTCAGTCGCGCGCCGCGAGGGTCCGCGTCACCTCGTCGATGAGCCCGGCGAGCTCAACGGGCCGGGACAGGAACGGGGAATGGCCGCCGGGCAGGTGCCGGACCACGTCGGCCATCGTCAGCTGCCGCTTCACGAACAGCTCGGGCAGACTTCTGTCGTCGTCGCAGACGATCAGTGCCGAAGGGATGGTCCGCCACGACGCCCGTGTCTGCTCCTCGGTGAAGGCCCGAGCGCTCTGTGGCCTGAGCCGTGCCACGGCTGTGTCGGCCAACTCCGCGGGAACATCGTGGTAGAAGGCCTCTCGCGCCGGTTCCGGGCACGGCACGATCTTGGTTTCCGGCGGGAACCACGGTCCCCCGATGGGCGTGATCACCGCCTCGCCGGCGTTCAGCATGTGCGCCGCGAGGTAGACGAGCCGCTCGACATTCGGCACCGTCTCGGCGACCTCGGTCACCGGGACACCCCCGTAGGAGTGCGCCAGCACGGTGACGGGGCCTTCGACGGTCTCGAGGTGCTCCCGTACGGCCCGCGCGTCGTCGTACATCCCGGCATCCGGATCTCCCGACGTACTCGGCAGATCCACCGTCGACGCGCTCCAGCCGCGGCTCTCCAGCTCCGGTACGAGCCGATCCCAGCAACAAGGTCCGTGCCAGGCACCGTGCACGAGCACCAGCTTCCTCGGCTGGTCCGTTTCAGTCATCACGTCTTCTCTGATCTCTGGTCGTTCAAGGCTCTGTCGGGAACGGCGTGCAACCGCAGCGCCGACGGGCCGGCGAAGGGCGACGCCGCAGCGCGTCGAGCGTCAGCCCGAGACCCCGCCGGGCATGGGCCGCGATGCCTGTCATGGGGTGTCCTGCTGTGCCAGGCTGCCGCAGGTGAAGCCCTTCTCTCGCTCGGGATCGAGCTGGATCTGGCCCAGGTTGGTGGTCTCCATCGGCCTTCGGAGAGTCTCCAGCTTGTCGCAGTCGTACAGGACGTATGTGCCGTCGCTCTCGCCCAGCAGCATCATCCAGCGGCCGTCGTAGAGCGGCTTGTCGTCCTCAGCGCTTTTGATCACCGCCCACTGGTCCTGGAAGCCGACGGCGTTCAGCAGTTCGTTGGCCTGCCCGCTGTTCTGGACGTCGACCGCGCCCTCGACGAGCCCCAGGATGAGCAGGAAGCCCAGGCCGACTCCGGTCATGCCGCCGACGATCACCTTCGTCCCGGCGCGCCCGATCGGCTTGCGACGCAACAGCCGGAACGGGATCAGGAAGGCCAGTACGCCGAGCCCCACCGCGATGACGACCATGGCGAACAGGTCCGGATCCCCGAAGAGGCGGAGTACGCCCCAGTAGGTGGCCCCGCACCACAGTGCCGCCAGCGCCGCTGCGATCCAAGGCCGTTCCCGGAGTTTCCGTACGAGCCTGCTCGCCGCTCCGCCGGTCATCTTGTCGATCAGCCAGCCCACGCCGACGACGACGCCGAGCAGTGGCATGGCGACCAGCAGGAGCAGGACCAGGGTGCTGGTCATGCGGCCGAGCAGGACCGACTGGTCGACGCCCACCTGCTGCGGGTTGACGCCGAAGACGGCGTACATCTGCTCGATGCCGATGTAGAGGACCGCGTAGAGCGCCACCGCGATCGGCACGACGACGGATCCGATGCGTTCGAGCAGTTCCAGGACACCGCCGCCCTCCCGCGTCACGGGGGTGGGGTCATCCGGGAGTACCGGTGTTTCCGGCGGTTCGAGGGATATGGGGTGACTCGACATGGCGCACGACCATAGGCGCCGCCTGCATGCGGAACGTTGACGAGGCGTATCCGCCGTGGCCGGGCACGCGGCGGCGCGGGCTGCGGACGATTCTCCGGACCAGCCCTCGGCGGCCGGCGGACCACTCCTGAGCAGCCCTGCCATGGCACGTATACACGTCGTCAACAAGCGGTCCCTAGGGTCGGACCGGGGCGGGCTGCCCGAGGCCAGGTCTGCTCAGCCGCACCGGATGCGAAGGAGACCCATGACCACTGGCGTCACGACCGCCTGTCGCGGACCCTGCACACCACCATCGTGCGGGGTCAGTGTGCCTGCGGGGTGCCGACGCCGCGCAGCAGCGTGTCGACCACGACGTCGGCGGCCTGTGCGGCGCTCAGCTCGGGCAGGTTCTCGGCGGCGTGTTCCATCAGCGGCGGCAGGACCGTGGCCGCCCAGCCGGGCGGCAGGTCGGAGCGGAGCAGGCCCTCGTCGACGGCGCGCCGCAGGAAGGCGTCGACCTCGTCGACCAGGCGACGGCGGCGCTGGAGGATCGTCACCTCGCGGAGCATGCGGCTCGTCTCCACGGGCCATCTGCGGTTGACGGCGATGATGCCCTCGACGTAACGGTGCAGTGCGATCGCGACCGGGGCCTCGCGCAGCCTGGCGGCCTCGACGGCCTCCTCGACCGCGTCGTAGCGGGCTCCGTAGACGGCGGCCATGAGGTCTTCGCGGGAGGCGAAGCGGCGGTAGACCGTGCGGCGGTCCACTCCTGCCTCGGCGGCGATGGCGGCGATGGTCGCCGAGGGGTCGTCGGCGAGCATGCGGGCGCCCGTGCTCAGGACGCGTTCCAGGTTGCGTGCCGCGTCTGCTCTCACCTGCCCAAGGTACCGCCTCACGTAGCACATGAAGCAACTACCCGACACACTTATGGGAACGTTACATTCTTAAGAGCAACACTTATGAGGCATTTATGATGTCGACATCCATCCGGGATGCGGAATTCCACCGTTATGGACTTGCGAGTCCATTTTCGGCTGCCTAGCTTGGCGGCCAAGGGCTCCGACCTGATCGGCCGTACCTGAAGAAGGGAAGGAAGCGTGGAGTCGCTCGCCTCGACGATGGTGGGCCGGGATGGCGTCCAAGGGGAGCTGTCGGCGTTCATGACGGCCGCCGGGGGGCAGGCCCTCATCCTCAGGGGCGAGACCGGGGTCGGCAAGAGCGCCCTGCTCGACCATGTGGCCGGCCTCGCGGTCCCGGAGAACCACCGGGTGATCCGCGCCGCCGGGGTCGAGGCGGAGGCGGAGCTGCCCTTCGCCGGCCTGCACCAGCTGCTGTACTCGCTGCTGCCCCACTCGGCCGGGCTCGACGGAGGCCGCCGCGACGTCTTCGACGTCGTCTTCGGGCTCCGCGAGGGCAAGGCGCCGTCGGTCATGTCCCTCGGCATCGCCGTCCTCGACCTGCTGTCTTTGGCGGCGTCGGAGAGACCGCTGCTGCTGTTGCTCGACGACGGTCAGTGGATGGACGCCTCCAGCGCCGAGGTGTGCGGGTTCGTGGGGCGCCGGCTCACCGGCAGCTCCGTGAAGATGCTCATCGCCGTACGGTCCGACGTCGGCTCGCGGTTCGACACGGCCGCGCTTCCCGAGCTCCCCGTGGCGGCCCTGCCGGAGGAGGCGGCCGGGCAACTGCTGGACATGCGCCATCCGCGGCTCGACACGCAGACCCGGCGCATCGTCCTGGAGCACGCCATGGGCAACCCCCTGGCGCTGCTGGAGCTGCCCGTCCACCTGAACGGCGGCCACACCGGCCGCACGGCCGAGGAACTCCTCGGATTCGGCAACATCCCGCTGTCGCGCCGTCTGCAGCACGTCTACGGCCTCCGCATCGAACGCCTGGCCGGTCCCGTACGCGAGGAACTGCTGCGCGGCGCCCTCGACGGCGTCGGGGCGGGACCGAACGGCAACCGCGCCCCCGGCGCCCGCTACCGCATGCGCGAGGCCGACGGAGCGGTCGCGGCCGGCCTCCTGGACGCCGACCCCGCCACCGGCGACCTCGTCTTCCGGCACCCGCTGATCCGCACCACCGTCGTTCAGCTGGCGACCCCCAACCAGCGCCGCGCGGCGCACGCCGAGCTCGCGCGGGTGCACCGCGACGACGTCGAGCGGCGCGCCCGCCACCTGGCGGCCTCGATCGTGGATCCCGACGAGGAGGTGGCAGCCGCACTGGAGGCCGCGGCCGACTCGGCGACCCGGCGCGGGGGCGCGGTCGCGGCCGTGGCCTGGCTGACCCGCGCGGCGGAGCTGAGCGAGACCCCCGCCGACCGCTCCAGGCGGGTCGGTGACGCCGCCTTCATCGCCGGACATGCGGCGCTCCTGGACCAGGCGCAGCAGCTCGTCCGCTCGGACCTGCCGCCGGGCGCGGGCGAGTCCCCCGCCGCGGTCGTCACCTCGGCCTACGTGGCCCTGTACGAAGACGGCGACGTACGCTCCGCGCATCGTCACGTCGCGGCGGCGATCGAGAGCCTGCGGAAAGACGGCGCGCGCGAGCCCGCCGAAGTCCTCACCCGCCTGGTGAACCTGCTGCTGGCCATCAGCCAGTACGCCGGCGACGCCGCGCTGTGGGATCGCACCGGGCAGCTCATGGACTCCCTGGGAGACCGGGTCGACACACGTTCGGCGATCTACCGCGACGCGTGGAGCGACGTCGTCCGTCACGGCGCGGGCGTGCACGGGCGTGTCGAGCGCGCGTTCGCCGGCGTCTCGGAGCTGGAACCGTGGGACGTCTCGCGCCTGGCCGTGGCCGCCTACCACGTCGACACGCTGAGCCGGTACCGCCCCTACCTGCAGCGCGCCGTCGACCGTGAGGTGGAGACCGGCGCCGTGGCCACCGGCATGACCATGCTGCATCTGATCATGCTCGACCAGCTGGCCGCCGGCGAGTGGGACGACGCCGAACGGACCGGACAGCGCGCGCTGGAGCTGACCACGTCCCACGGATACGCGCTGTTCACCCACCACACTCACGCCTACCTGGGGCTCCTGGCCGCCATGCGCGGCCAGGTCGAACGGGCCCGGGAGGTGCAGGCCCTCCTGGACGCCTGGGCCCGCCCGCGCGGCGTGGGATTCCTGGCCCAGATCGCCGACGCCATCGGCACGGCGGCGGCCCTGAGCGAGGGTGACCACGAAGCCGCCTACCTGTACGCCATCGGCATCACGCCGCCGGGATCGTTCGCACGCCACGCCCATCAGGCCGCACGCACGTTGCTCGACCTGGTCGAGGCCGCCGTGCACACCGGGCGCCTGGAGCAGGCCCGCCGGCACGCCCAGGCCGCCGCCGACGCCGGCCTGCCCGGCGTCTCCCCCCGGCTGGCCCTCGTCACCTACGGCGCCCTGGCCATGACGACCGCCGACGAGAAGGAGGCCGAAGACATGTACGCCCGGGCCGAGGCCCACCCGGCCGCGGCCGGCTTCCCGTTCGAGCTGGCGCGCATCCGCCTGGCGCACGGCGTCCGGCTCAGGCACACCCAGGGCCCCAAGGCCGCACGGCCCGTCCTGGTCCGCGCCGCCGAGTCCTTCCAACGGCTCGGCGCCACAGGCTGGGCCGGACGCGCCCAGGCCGAGCTGCGCGCCTCGGGGACGCCCGCCCGAGCCTCTCTGCCGTACCTGACCACGCTGACCTGGCAGGAACGCCGCATCGCCGAGCTGGCCGCGAGCGGGCTGACGAACAAGGAGATCGGCGGACGCATGCACCTGTCCCCGCGCACCGTCAGCTCCCATCTCTACCGCGTCTTCCCGAAATTGGGCGTCACCACGCGTGCCGCGCTGCGCGACGCTCTGGGCAAGGTCGGCGACGGCGGCGACGCGTGAGCCCCCTTCACCACTTCGACGGGTCGGCGCGTACCCCTCGCTCGGCGAGCCAGACCAGCACGTGGTCGGCGACCGCCCGCCAGCCGCTGTCGACGACCAGCGAATGGGCCCGGTCCGGGAACTGCTTGAGGCCGCTGGTGGCCGTCGAGTCGCTGTACAACTTGTACGCGGCCCGGGTGACGTGATCGGGCACCAGCCGGTCCTCCTGCCCCGAGATCAGCAGCAGCGGGCCGCGGCCGGTGTTGCCGTGGTCCACGACCGCCCGCGGGTGCCGTACGGCACCGCCGTGTCCCAGCTCGGCCAGCAGCCGGCGCGGCCCGGGAACGACGTGACGCTCGAACAGCTCGGCCGACTCCTGCTCGGTGACCGCGTTGGCGAACAGCCGCCGGAACCTCCCGGCGTCCATCGACACCGGCCACGGCTCCCCAGGCGCCGGGGAGGTCGCGTGGTCGACCGGGACGGGGGCGATGGCGACCGCGGCACGGCCCGCGTCCGCGCCGAGGAGGTGCTGCGCGATGAGCCCGCCCACCGAGTGGCCGACGACCACGGGCGGGGTGTCGAAGGACCGGACGATGCGCGCGTAGTGATCCGTGAGCGCGTCGAGCCCCAGCTCATGGAACGTCTCGGGGTGCCGTCGGGCCTCGCCCACCGTGGCGTGCTCTCCCGGCCAGCCCGGCGCGCAGACGGCGAAACCGAAACTGGAGAAGCGCTCGTTCCATGAATCCCACGACGACGCGTGGAGCCACGCGCCATGGATGAAGACGACGGGAGTGGGGTTCACGGATCCTCCGGAAAGGCTCAGGACCAGGTCGTACGGGCCGTGATCCAAGGATCTTCCAGATGCGTCCGGGGCGGGAACAGTCGAATGACTCAATGTTCCTGTCCGCCTTGCGTCGCCGGTCCGGCGCGGTCTGCCGGGACGCCGCGCTCCGGGGAGGGTTCCGCGTGGCCGGCACGGCTGCCGTCCGCCGTGTCTCACCGTCATGTGACTGATGTACCGGATCCCCCTGCCGGAAACAGTGAGAGATGCCGCATTCCCCGCGACACGACACGGAGGATTCCACATGATCAACAGGCGCACCTTCGGCAAGACCCTCGGTCTGGCCACCGGCGCGGCAGTCGCCTCGCTGGCGGGCGTGCATGCCTTCCCGGCCGCCTCCGCCACCAGGCGTGGGGCGGCCCCGACGTTGCCGGCGGTCACGCCCGGCACGCACACGTCCTTCGCCTCGCTGAAGCAGGTCAGGGCCGGGCTGCTGGACATCGGCTACGCCGAGGCGGGCCCGGCCCACGGGCCCGCGGTCATCTGCCTGCACGGCTGGCCGTACGACATCCACAGCTTCGTCGACGTCGCCCCGCTGCTGGCGGCGCAGGGCTACCGGGTGATCGTTCCCTACCTGCGCGGTCACGGCACGACGCGGTTCCTGTCCTCGAAGACGTTCCGCAACGCCCAGCAGTCGGCGATCGCACTCGACATCATCGCCCTGATGGACGCCCTGAAGATCGACAAAGCCGTGCTCGCCGGCTTCGACTGGGGGTCGAGGACCGCCGACATCATCGCGGCCCTGTGGCCGCAGCGGTGCAAGGCCCTGGTGTCGGTGAGCGGCTACCTCATCACGAACCTCGAGGCCAACCTCGAGCCGCTGCCGCCGAAGGCCGAACACGCCTGGTGGTACCAGTACTACTTCGCCACCGAGCGGGGCAGGAAGGCCATGGAGGACTCGGCCAAACGCCACGACCTGACCCGGCTTATCTGGGACACCGTCTCCCCGACGTGGGACTTCGACGACGCCACCTTCGAGCGCACGTCCGCGGCCTTCGAGAACCCCGACTACGCCGCCATCGTGATCCACAACTACCGGTGGCGGCTGAGCCTGGCCGACGGGGAGCGCCGTTACGACGGTCTGGAGAAGCGGCTCGCCGCACGGCCGACCATCAAGGTGCCGACCATCACCCTGGACGCCGAGCGCGACCCCTTCACGGCGCCGCCGGGCGACGGCTCGTCGTACCGGAACATGTTCACCGGCGCCTACGGACACCGCACCCTGGCGGGCATCGGCCACGACGTGCCGCAGGAAGCGCCCACGGCCTTCGCGCAGGCCGTCGTCGACGTGGACCACTTCTGACCATTACCTGAAATGCCGAGACAGCCTGCCGGATGCGATCCGGCAGGCTGTCGGTGTGTTTCCGCTGGTTCCGTCAGACGGTCTGTGTCTGCCGCCGGCGGGCACGCCAGGCCAGCAGCCCGGCCTGGATGATGAAGAAGACGCCGCCGCCGGTGGCATAGACCGACAGCACGTCGAGCGAGGCGTCGTCCCCGAGGGCCTGGATGTTGTAGAAGATGCCCACGAGGAACGACAGACCGCCCGCGATCAGCATCGGCCACTGCGTGCCCAGCTCCGGGCCGCGCCGCCGCAGCCCGACCAGTATCTGCGCCGCACCGGAGACGACGGCCCAGGCACCGAACACGTGCAGCACCGCCGCCACCCCGCCCGCCCCCGCCAGGCCGACACCGACGGCGGCCAGAGTGCTGAGCACCCCGTTGAACAGCGTCAGGCGACGCTCCGATCCGTCCGGGAGCGCACGCAGGTCGATCAGCGACGACGCCGCGTCCATCAGCGGATAGACGACCAGCAGGGTGATCGCCAGGGCATCGATGGGGTCGTGCGCGGAGGCGAACACCGCGGCCCACGCCACGGCCAGGACTCCACGGCCCAGGTACAGCTTGAGCAGGGATGACGTTCCGGATGACTTCGTGTTCATGGTGGGTGGCCTTCTCCAGACGGGTGGATGGTCGTCAGTGCCGGACGGGGGCGCAGTAGTAGCTGCCGTCGTCGGCCGGGTCGCCGTGGCCGATGTAGCGGGAGACGGACGGGTACCGGCACAACTCGCGCGTCACCGTCTTGCCGGAGGAGTCCGTGATGGCGGCGCTCAGCGTCTGCGGGGCCCTGCCCTGTTCGACCCAGGCCGT
Coding sequences:
- a CDS encoding aldo/keto reductase yields the protein MPLDHYYLLGRSGLRVSRLALGTMNFGTGGFHAAYGKTEEEARPVFRRYLEAGGNFIDTADFYTAGESETILGNLVAEAKVRDRVVLTTKFTNSVDPGDPNAGGNGRKHMIRAVEASLRRLRTDYIDLFMLHTWDRITPVEEVMRTFDDLTRAGKIRYAGLSDVPSWYAARAQTLAEANSLVPVVSLQLPYSLVDRAIELEHVPMGQSLGLGITAWSPLGSGFLTGKYRNTDRGLVGQGRLNGGGSPGRSWTDREWQLLATLENVADKLDRTMAQVAVNWVATQPGVASAIIGASSTDQLDANLAALDFELPAELRAKLDEASSVPPRSVYRMFTPDYQSWLVSPGIKVGDKPTGYAPAVRNWVSGGSGTS
- a CDS encoding ATP-binding protein, whose protein sequence is MPLFGREAELKALAELIDGPGDRSGVLLRGEAGVGKSALVAEAVSAPSVAGLRVLTTTGVESEQNLAYAGLHRLLYPVRAGVDALPAPQRDTLRSALGLADGAGPSAYLVGLATLTLLAEEAAVRSLLVVAEDVHWLDRASADVLAFVARRIESEPIAMIATLREGERSPLQDAGLFPMPVDRLSDEVAAELLDSIAPGLTSAVRTWLLEEAAGNPLALTELPAAMGDHAGPGPALSLSDHLGGGPVLPLTERLERAFTARVATLPAPVRTALLVAALNQSDSVSETLAATGLILGSAAELEVLAPAVEARLIELGIGMVRFRHPLMRSAIPAASTLAERRRAHLALAETLRGRPDRRAWHRAAAASGADEEVAAELDRAADRARHRGGVAAAIAALEQAARLSEGQARKALRLLRAAELAVESGSRDTAERMVGDARALDLSPRRRAAAAWLLSGFEDGVREDVSRVSELAELAASVAADGQVEPAVRILWGAAMRCFWSEPGPAARRSLLGVADRLPVPADDPRMVAVAAYVAPFERGGTVLDGLRKLAGVAGADPEVDRYLGSAALQVGAFDLAARFSAAAAPGLRAQGRLGLLPRALAVQAWSQVRLGDLATAVPVAAEAAKFAQETGQPFMYGLARAVQAEIAALRGDHESARTLADEAERVALPAGARPVLATVQLTRGLAALSEGRFDDAFAALSRILDPADPAYQLALRAYFLAELTEAAVRAGRTDTMRDILHDLEPPAASTPSPALHIGLRYARAVLAPTAEAEALFTAALRTDLTGWPAERGRLHLAFGEWLRRQRRAAESRTHLRTARETFDALGMAAWGERARRELRGAGESSPNRDPDAREKLTPHELNIAQLAAEGLTNREIGQRLYLSHRTVGTHLHRIFPKLGVSSRADLARTLKAHEER
- a CDS encoding LLM class flavin-dependent oxidoreductase translates to MTERIRAQPEVLLAPLRDPVLPAKQSATLDRLSGGRFTLGLGVGAREDDFQCWSDDIQQIDRLADLLA
- a CDS encoding alpha/beta hydrolase, which codes for MTETDQPRKLVLVHGAWHGPCCWDRLVPELESRGWSASTVDLPSTSGDPDAGMYDDARAVREHLETVEGPVTVLAHSYGGVPVTEVAETVPNVERLVYLAAHMLNAGEAVITPIGGPWFPPETKIVPCPEPAREAFYHDVPAELADTAVARLRPQSARAFTEEQTRASWRTIPSALIVCDDDRSLPELFVKRQLTMADVVRHLPGGHSPFLSRPVELAGLIDEVTRTLAARD
- a CDS encoding TetR/AcrR family transcriptional regulator: MRADAARNLERVLSTGARMLADDPSATIAAIAAEAGVDRRTVYRRFASREDLMAAVYGARYDAVEEAVEAARLREAPVAIALHRYVEGIIAVNRRWPVETSRMLREVTILQRRRRLVDEVDAFLRRAVDEGLLRSDLPPGWAATVLPPLMEHAAENLPELSAAQAADVVVDTLLRGVGTPQAH
- a CDS encoding helix-turn-helix transcriptional regulator, with protein sequence MESLASTMVGRDGVQGELSAFMTAAGGQALILRGETGVGKSALLDHVAGLAVPENHRVIRAAGVEAEAELPFAGLHQLLYSLLPHSAGLDGGRRDVFDVVFGLREGKAPSVMSLGIAVLDLLSLAASERPLLLLLDDGQWMDASSAEVCGFVGRRLTGSSVKMLIAVRSDVGSRFDTAALPELPVAALPEEAAGQLLDMRHPRLDTQTRRIVLEHAMGNPLALLELPVHLNGGHTGRTAEELLGFGNIPLSRRLQHVYGLRIERLAGPVREELLRGALDGVGAGPNGNRAPGARYRMREADGAVAAGLLDADPATGDLVFRHPLIRTTVVQLATPNQRRAAHAELARVHRDDVERRARHLAASIVDPDEEVAAALEAAADSATRRGGAVAAVAWLTRAAELSETPADRSRRVGDAAFIAGHAALLDQAQQLVRSDLPPGAGESPAAVVTSAYVALYEDGDVRSAHRHVAAAIESLRKDGAREPAEVLTRLVNLLLAISQYAGDAALWDRTGQLMDSLGDRVDTRSAIYRDAWSDVVRHGAGVHGRVERAFAGVSELEPWDVSRLAVAAYHVDTLSRYRPYLQRAVDREVETGAVATGMTMLHLIMLDQLAAGEWDDAERTGQRALELTTSHGYALFTHHTHAYLGLLAAMRGQVERAREVQALLDAWARPRGVGFLAQIADAIGTAAALSEGDHEAAYLYAIGITPPGSFARHAHQAARTLLDLVEAAVHTGRLEQARRHAQAAADAGLPGVSPRLALVTYGALAMTTADEKEAEDMYARAEAHPAAAGFPFELARIRLAHGVRLRHTQGPKAARPVLVRAAESFQRLGATGWAGRAQAELRASGTPARASLPYLTTLTWQERRIAELAASGLTNKEIGGRMHLSPRTVSSHLYRVFPKLGVTTRAALRDALGKVGDGGDA